The Clostridium sporogenes genome contains a region encoding:
- a CDS encoding permease, whose product MKWLKRYVFFIIILMLTLIITLIDFNKGQNISLIALDSFKQMLAVLPPIMLLLGLLDTWVPRQTMIKYMGDNSGILGIVLAILLGALAAGPVYAAFPVTAVFIKKGAKFSNIMIFMGAWCATKIPTFLFELSALGYKYTFSRLLVNLPSIIILAYLIEGLLSKNDLEKIYNKFKE is encoded by the coding sequence ATGAAATGGTTAAAAAGATATGTTTTTTTTATAATAATATTAATGCTAACTTTAATAATAACGTTAATTGATTTTAATAAAGGACAAAACATAAGTTTAATAGCACTGGACTCATTTAAACAGATGCTGGCGGTGCTGCCTCCTATAATGTTGTTATTGGGACTTTTAGACACTTGGGTTCCAAGACAAACTATGATAAAGTACATGGGAGATAATTCGGGAATTTTAGGAATAGTTCTTGCCATATTATTAGGAGCATTAGCAGCAGGACCTGTATATGCAGCTTTTCCTGTAACTGCTGTATTTATTAAAAAAGGGGCTAAATTTAGCAACATAATGATATTTATGGGAGCGTGGTGTGCTACAAAGATACCAACTTTCTTATTTGAGTTATCAGCACTTGGATATAAATATACTTTCAGTAGATTATTAGTGAATTTACCTAGTATTATAATTTTAGCATATTTAATAGAAGGTTTATTGAGTAAGAATGATTTAGAAAAAATATATAATAAATTTAAAGAATGA
- the prdC gene encoding proline reductase-associated electron transfer protein PrdC, whose product MEKMYKFPLKMHVGAPDVSCVKEGQEVKRGECIAEPNGLGAKIHTSVSGIVEKITDAEIIIKADENGSKDFVKIKECDNILETIAEAGIVGAGGAGFPTHIKLKADIPDGYVIANCVECEPALHHNIAFIEKEPDTIIKGLRYAMKATNAPKGYIAIKGKHENAIKILKDHLKGSSDIEVKELQDIYPMGEERAIIHAILGKWLEPTQLPLEAKCVVINGETLANITRAVEDRKPVIDKDITIIGKLNTGNKPNVLFDVPVGTPIHDLIEECGGIDGEFGEVVIGGPYTGKAGDIKESVVTKMSGGAIVTIQLPEYKGPLGLLVCACGANEERLRDIASKMKAEVVGVTKCKNVEEIRGANKCKTPGDCPGQVAGIMKLKKDGAKRILISNCSDCSNTVMCCAPNLGIPVYHHTDHVFRTIDHTLTRRLPIDKK is encoded by the coding sequence ATGGAAAAAATGTACAAGTTTCCTTTAAAGATGCATGTAGGAGCACCAGATGTATCATGTGTTAAAGAAGGACAAGAAGTTAAAAGAGGAGAATGTATAGCTGAGCCTAATGGATTGGGAGCTAAAATACATACAAGTGTATCTGGTATAGTTGAGAAAATTACAGATGCAGAAATAATAATAAAAGCAGATGAAAATGGCTCAAAAGATTTTGTTAAAATCAAAGAATGTGACAATATTCTAGAAACTATTGCTGAAGCAGGTATAGTTGGAGCTGGTGGAGCTGGATTCCCAACACATATAAAATTAAAAGCAGATATACCAGATGGATATGTTATAGCAAATTGTGTAGAATGCGAACCAGCTTTGCATCATAATATAGCATTTATAGAAAAAGAGCCTGATACAATAATTAAAGGTTTAAGATATGCTATGAAAGCAACTAATGCTCCAAAGGGATACATAGCAATAAAAGGCAAGCACGAGAATGCTATAAAAATATTAAAGGATCATTTAAAGGGATCTTCTGATATAGAAGTAAAAGAGCTTCAAGATATATATCCAATGGGAGAAGAAAGAGCTATAATTCATGCTATACTAGGAAAATGGTTAGAACCAACTCAACTTCCATTAGAAGCAAAATGTGTTGTAATTAATGGAGAAACTTTAGCTAATATAACAAGAGCAGTAGAAGATAGAAAACCTGTTATAGACAAAGATATAACAATAATAGGAAAATTAAATACTGGTAATAAGCCTAATGTATTATTTGATGTACCAGTAGGCACACCAATACATGATTTAATAGAAGAATGCGGTGGAATAGATGGAGAATTTGGAGAAGTAGTAATAGGTGGACCATACACAGGCAAGGCTGGAGATATAAAAGAGTCTGTAGTGACTAAAATGTCAGGTGGAGCAATAGTTACAATACAACTACCAGAATACAAAGGCCCATTAGGATTATTAGTATGTGCCTGTGGAGCAAATGAAGAAAGATTAAGAGATATAGCTTCTAAAATGAAAGCAGAAGTAGTGGGAGTTACTAAATGTAAGAATGTAGAAGAAATAAGAGGAGCAAATAAATGTAAAACTCCAGGAGATTGTCCAGGGCAGGTTGCAGGAATAATGAAATTAAAGAAAGATGGAGCAAAAAGAATACTAATATCAAATTGTAGCGATTGTTCAAATACGGTTATGTGCTGCGCTCCAAATTTAGGAATCCCAGTATATCATCATACAGATCATGTATTTAGAACAATAGATCATACATTAACAAGAAGACTTCCTATAGATAAAAAATAA
- the prdC gene encoding proline reductase-associated electron transfer protein PrdC, giving the protein MSNLYKFYLKMHIGAPSVPCVKEGEFVERGQVIAEPNGLGARIHSSVSGKVFKITDKEILVEASENQSEDFIKIKECDSILDTVYEAGIVGAGGAGFPTHVKLKANIPEGYIIANCAECEPTLHHNVYLAENNPELIIKGIKYAMEATNAKKAYIGIKGKRKKAIEVLKEHLKNEQNIQIKEVIDIYPSGEERALIHFIFGEWLAPTQIPIEANCVVLNVETLANITRAVEERKPVIDKDITLMGKLKKGIGPHVFLQEPIGKSMKDMIETCGGIDGQYGEIIIGGPHTGLPEDIEKSVITKVSGGATVTMELPEYKGPVGLLVCACAGDEDRLKDIASKMKSEVVAITKCKNVVEVRGTYKCKTPGKCPGQAGAVMYLKSKGAKRIIIANCSDCSNTVMGIAPKMKLPVYHQTDHVLRTVDYKLTRRLPKEKLHK; this is encoded by the coding sequence ATGTCAAATTTATACAAGTTTTATCTTAAAATGCATATAGGTGCACCGAGTGTGCCCTGTGTTAAAGAGGGGGAATTTGTAGAAAGAGGGCAGGTTATAGCAGAGCCTAATGGATTGGGGGCTAGAATTCATAGTAGTGTATCTGGTAAGGTTTTCAAGATAACAGATAAGGAAATATTAGTAGAAGCTTCAGAAAACCAAAGTGAAGATTTTATTAAAATCAAAGAATGTGATAGTATTCTAGATACAGTGTATGAAGCCGGAATAGTAGGTGCAGGTGGGGCTGGTTTTCCAACTCATGTTAAATTAAAAGCGAATATACCGGAGGGATACATAATAGCCAATTGTGCAGAGTGTGAACCAACCCTTCATCATAATGTATATTTAGCAGAAAATAATCCAGAACTTATAATAAAAGGTATAAAGTATGCTATGGAAGCTACTAATGCTAAAAAGGCTTATATAGGAATAAAAGGCAAACGTAAAAAAGCTATAGAAGTATTAAAGGAACATTTAAAGAATGAACAAAATATACAAATAAAGGAAGTTATAGATATATATCCTTCCGGAGAAGAAAGAGCTTTAATACATTTTATATTTGGTGAATGGTTAGCACCTACACAAATACCTATAGAGGCAAATTGTGTAGTTTTAAATGTAGAAACCCTAGCCAATATAACAAGAGCAGTAGAAGAGAGAAAACCGGTTATAGATAAAGATATAACCCTTATGGGAAAATTAAAAAAAGGTATAGGTCCTCATGTATTTTTGCAAGAACCTATAGGAAAGTCTATGAAAGATATGATAGAAACTTGCGGAGGTATAGATGGACAGTATGGAGAAATCATTATAGGAGGACCTCATACTGGGCTACCAGAAGATATAGAGAAATCTGTAATAACAAAGGTTTCTGGTGGAGCGACAGTAACTATGGAATTACCAGAATATAAAGGGCCAGTGGGACTTTTAGTTTGTGCCTGTGCTGGAGATGAAGATAGGTTAAAAGATATAGCCAGCAAAATGAAATCAGAAGTAGTGGCTATAACTAAATGCAAAAATGTGGTGGAGGTTAGAGGTACTTATAAATGTAAAACTCCAGGTAAATGTCCAGGTCAAGCAGGTGCTGTTATGTATTTAAAGAGTAAAGGGGCAAAAAGAATAATAATAGCCAATTGTAGTGATTGTTCTAATACGGTTATGGGAATAGCTCCAAAAATGAAGTTGCCTGTTTATCACCAGACAGATCATGTACTTAGAACTGTAGATTATAAGTTAACAAGGAGACTTCCAAAAGAGAAGCTCCATAAATAA
- the prdC gene encoding proline reductase-associated electron transfer protein PrdC, protein MEKLYKFSLKMHVGAPDVSCVKEGQKVKRGECIAEPNGLGAKIHTSVSGVVEKITDKEIIIKADENQTKEFVKIKKCDNLVDTVFEAGIVGAGGAGFPTHIKLKADNKDGYIIANCVECEPALHHNMKVIEETPELIINGIKYAMKATNSKKGYIAIKAKHEKAVRVLEEALKNVSDIEIKLLKDLYPMGEERAIINAIFDKWLDVTELPISAKCIVMNAETLANITRAVEEGKPVIDKDITVIGKLKSGNKPNIFLQVPVGTPVKDLIEKSGGIDGEYGELVIGGPYTGKAGDIEKDSVTKISGGAIVTIPLPEYNGPLGLLVCACGANEERLKDVATKMNAKIAGVVDCKNIEYPKGKGNGPGKCKTPGEUPGQAAAVMQLKKDGAERILISNCNDCSNTVMQIAPKAKIPVYHHTDHIFRTIDYTLTRRLKEGEK, encoded by the coding sequence ATGGAGAAGTTATACAAATTCTCCCTTAAGATGCACGTAGGTGCACCAGATGTATCTTGTGTAAAAGAAGGACAAAAAGTGAAGAGAGGTGAATGCATAGCAGAGCCAAACGGACTTGGTGCTAAAATACATACTAGTGTATCCGGTGTAGTAGAAAAGATTACAGATAAAGAAATCATAATAAAAGCGGATGAGAATCAAACAAAAGAATTCGTTAAAATAAAAAAATGCGATAATTTAGTAGATACTGTATTTGAAGCAGGAATAGTGGGAGCTGGTGGAGCAGGTTTCCCAACTCACATAAAGCTAAAGGCAGATAATAAAGATGGTTATATCATAGCAAACTGTGTAGAATGTGAACCAGCACTTCATCACAATATGAAAGTTATAGAAGAAACACCGGAATTAATAATAAATGGTATTAAGTATGCTATGAAGGCTACTAATTCAAAAAAAGGATACATAGCAATAAAAGCAAAACATGAAAAAGCAGTAAGAGTATTAGAAGAAGCATTAAAGAATGTAAGTGATATAGAAATAAAATTGCTTAAAGACTTATACCCAATGGGTGAAGAAAGAGCTATAATCAATGCAATATTTGATAAATGGTTAGATGTAACTGAGCTTCCTATATCAGCAAAATGTATTGTAATGAATGCTGAAACTTTAGCAAACATTACAAGAGCTGTTGAAGAAGGAAAGCCAGTTATAGATAAGGATATAACTGTAATAGGAAAACTAAAATCAGGTAATAAGCCAAATATATTCTTACAAGTACCAGTGGGAACACCAGTTAAAGATTTAATAGAAAAATCTGGTGGAATAGATGGTGAATATGGTGAACTAGTAATAGGTGGACCATACACTGGAAAAGCTGGGGATATAGAAAAGGATTCTGTTACTAAAATATCCGGCGGAGCAATAGTTACAATACCATTACCAGAATATAATGGCCCACTAGGATTACTAGTATGTGCCTGTGGAGCTAATGAAGAAAGATTAAAGGATGTAGCAACTAAAATGAATGCAAAAATAGCAGGGGTAGTTGACTGCAAAAACATAGAATATCCAAAGGGTAAAGGAAATGGACCAGGAAAATGCAAAACACCTGGTGAATGACCAGGTCAAGCGGCTGCAGTTATGCAGCTTAAAAAAGATGGAGCAGAAAGAATATTAATATCAAACTGTAATGATTGTTCAAACACAGTTATGCAAATAGCTCCAAAAGCTAAAATTCCAGTATATCATCATACTGATCATATATTTAGAACAATTGATTATACACTAACAAGAAGACTTAAAGAGGGAGAAAAATAA
- a CDS encoding nucleotidyltransferase, translated as MNVSAIIVEYNPMHNGHLYHIEKTKELTNCDALVCIMSGNFVQRGFPSILDKWTKANIALSNGVDLVIELPTLYSLSSAEFFSFGAISILNNLNVVKNICFGSEIGNINALQDIAEILLEEPLEYKILLKNYLDKGVSFAKARNLALVELNKNNKIMNEDINKILSLSNNILGIEYLKSLLFLNSTIRPFTITREGANYKDETLHKEYSSASSIRKHLKENKNIDIIKAFLPLECFLEFKELITKGYNFSMEDSMINYIRYKYICGYKNLHNLIDVSEGLDNRIYKALEKNFTYDSLVGEIKSKRYAYSRIGRILCQYFIGFENYNLTTLLKSTPNYIRVLASNEKGLKVLKEIKKHSSTNIYTKVPKNTSTLLNLDINATNAYSILNNNIRFNEDYFRSPTIIKNTIY; from the coding sequence ATGAATGTATCTGCAATTATCGTAGAATATAACCCTATGCATAATGGGCATCTATATCACATAGAAAAAACAAAAGAATTAACAAACTGCGATGCTTTAGTTTGTATAATGAGTGGTAATTTTGTACAAAGAGGATTTCCTTCAATTTTAGATAAATGGACAAAGGCTAATATAGCCCTATCAAATGGAGTAGATTTAGTTATAGAATTACCTACATTATATAGTCTTTCCTCTGCAGAATTTTTTTCCTTTGGAGCTATAAGCATTTTAAATAATTTAAATGTAGTGAAAAATATTTGCTTCGGAAGTGAAATAGGGAATATTAATGCCTTACAGGATATAGCCGAAATTCTTTTAGAGGAACCCTTAGAATATAAAATTCTTTTAAAAAATTATTTAGATAAAGGTGTATCTTTTGCTAAAGCCAGAAATTTAGCATTAGTAGAACTAAATAAAAATAATAAAATTATGAATGAAGATATAAATAAAATACTATCCTTATCTAATAATATTCTTGGAATAGAATATTTAAAATCTTTACTATTCCTTAATAGTACAATAAGACCCTTTACTATAACAAGGGAAGGTGCAAATTATAAAGATGAAACTTTACACAAAGAATATTCTAGTGCATCTTCCATAAGAAAACATTTAAAAGAAAACAAAAATATTGATATTATAAAAGCTTTTTTACCTTTAGAGTGCTTTTTAGAATTTAAAGAATTAATTACTAAAGGCTATAACTTCTCCATGGAAGATTCTATGATTAATTATATAAGATATAAATATATATGTGGATATAAAAATTTGCATAATCTTATTGATGTTTCAGAAGGATTAGATAATAGAATCTATAAAGCCTTAGAAAAAAACTTTACTTATGATAGTTTAGTAGGAGAAATAAAAAGTAAAAGATATGCTTATAGTCGCATAGGAAGAATCTTATGTCAATATTTTATCGGTTTTGAAAACTATAATTTAACCACATTACTTAAAAGCACTCCAAACTATATAAGGGTTTTAGCCTCTAATGAAAAGGGCCTAAAAGTATTAAAAGAAATAAAAAAACATTCCTCTACTAATATATATACAAAAGTACCCAAAAACACTAGTACTCTCTTAAACTTAGATATAAATGCTACCAATGCTTATTCTATTTTAAATAATAATATAAGATTTAATGAAGATTATTTTAGAAGTCCTACTATAATAAAAAATACTATTTATTAA
- the prdR gene encoding sigma-54 dependent transcriptional regulator PrdR, with protein MNSSIELIYTVKNVMKTDFIKVLKNEAISSAFNRMAKLYKDEVLIVDEDDNIIGIFTKNDLYKLENEGKRFSDNLENYIKRDVITISEEKSIISARNIMVKNKIERLPIVHNRKIIGIVHLDDLNNELYTNVEELYALQDRILENMHEAVCITNNKGVVIYWNKSSEDLYGVKRQEIIGQYLGSFFPNALILKVLKKPRKITNVNNEPSPGKTVILSAVPIFNSKNKLIAVASTDRDITEVISLSKELMQEKKKVEFFESAYKKEIASNYSFSSIIGKSQRIIENIAIAKKVAPTSASVLITGESGTGKEVFAKAIHKASGRTGNFVAINCSAIPENLFESELFGYVGGTFTGSLKEGKIGKFEFANNGTLFLDEIGDMPLSMQAKLLRVLQDGVVYRIGSQKGTKVNCRILAATNRDLQSMIKENTFREDLFYRFAVVHIELPPLRERRDDIKDFIDLFINQISEKEGIKINSIDKEVYNILCSYKWEGNIRQLKNVVERMVVLSTNGEVTISSVPNHIVQDVEEIEGESHHRYDLNEVVKNTEKKIIKEVMEIAKGNKKKAAEILNIKRSTLYYKLNQYDLI; from the coding sequence ATGAATAGTTCTATAGAATTAATTTACACTGTAAAAAATGTAATGAAGACAGATTTTATAAAAGTACTTAAAAATGAAGCCATATCATCTGCCTTCAATAGAATGGCTAAACTTTATAAAGATGAAGTTCTTATAGTAGATGAAGATGACAATATTATAGGTATATTTACTAAAAATGACTTATATAAATTGGAAAATGAAGGTAAAAGATTTAGTGATAACTTAGAAAATTATATAAAAAGAGATGTAATAACAATTTCTGAAGAAAAATCAATTATTTCTGCAAGAAATATAATGGTTAAAAATAAGATAGAAAGATTACCTATAGTACATAATAGAAAAATAATAGGGATAGTACATTTAGATGATTTAAATAATGAATTATACACAAATGTAGAAGAATTATATGCTCTTCAGGATAGAATTTTAGAAAATATGCATGAAGCAGTATGTATAACAAATAACAAAGGTGTAGTAATATATTGGAATAAAAGTTCTGAAGATTTATATGGAGTGAAGAGGCAGGAGATAATAGGCCAATATTTAGGATCTTTTTTCCCAAATGCTTTAATATTAAAGGTTTTGAAAAAGCCTAGAAAAATAACTAATGTAAATAATGAGCCTTCTCCTGGAAAAACTGTTATATTAAGCGCGGTGCCTATATTTAATAGTAAAAATAAATTAATAGCAGTAGCTTCTACAGATAGGGATATAACAGAGGTAATATCTTTATCTAAAGAACTTATGCAGGAAAAAAAGAAGGTAGAATTCTTTGAAAGTGCCTATAAAAAAGAAATAGCTTCAAATTATAGTTTTTCCTCTATTATAGGTAAGAGTCAAAGGATAATAGAAAACATTGCTATAGCTAAAAAAGTAGCACCTACCTCTGCTAGTGTTCTTATTACAGGAGAAAGTGGAACAGGAAAAGAAGTTTTTGCAAAGGCTATACATAAAGCTAGTGGAAGAACTGGAAATTTTGTAGCTATAAATTGTAGCGCCATACCTGAAAATCTTTTTGAAAGTGAATTGTTTGGTTATGTGGGAGGAACTTTTACAGGTTCATTAAAAGAAGGGAAAATAGGTAAATTTGAATTTGCTAACAATGGAACCTTATTTTTAGATGAAATAGGGGACATGCCACTTAGTATGCAGGCTAAACTTTTAAGAGTTTTACAGGATGGTGTGGTTTACAGAATAGGAAGTCAAAAGGGTACAAAGGTTAATTGTAGAATTTTAGCTGCCACTAATAGGGACTTACAATCTATGATAAAGGAAAATACCTTTAGAGAGGATCTATTTTATAGATTTGCAGTAGTGCATATAGAGTTACCTCCATTAAGAGAAAGAAGAGATGATATTAAGGATTTTATAGATTTGTTTATAAACCAAATATCAGAAAAGGAAGGTATAAAGATAAATTCAATAGATAAAGAGGTTTATAATATTTTATGCTCTTATAAATGGGAAGGAAATATAAGGCAATTAAAAAATGTAGTAGAGAGAATGGTGGTTTTATCAACCAATGGAGAAGTAACAATATCTTCCGTTCCTAATCATATAGTACAGGATGTAGAAGAAATTGAAGGGGAATCTCATCATAGATATGATTTAAATGAAGTAGTTAAAAATACAGAAAAAAAGATAATAAAGGAAGTAATGGAAATAGCTAAAGGGAATAAAAAGAAAGCAGCAGAGATACTTAATATAAAAAGAAGCACCTTATATTATAAATTAAACCAATATGATTTAATTTAA
- a CDS encoding sugar transporter gives MSMSAEHAEELKNEPAVVCCRTEEGTILSADNLEDPDIFPDMIDSGLLTMPEDHLKVGQVIGAKLLKTIDSLTPLTPAIVEGYKEIGEEEDKKEEAPKAEETVEVLEAPEVYEEGCGVASVEGGVLKIKIEEGKGIDIELPL, from the coding sequence ATGTCAATGTCAGCAGAACATGCAGAAGAATTAAAAAATGAACCAGCAGTAGTTTGCTGTAGAACAGAGGAAGGAACAATATTATCTGCAGATAATTTAGAGGATCCAGATATATTTCCAGATATGATTGATTCTGGATTATTAACTATGCCAGAGGATCATTTAAAAGTAGGTCAAGTAATAGGAGCAAAATTATTAAAAACTATAGATTCATTAACACCATTAACTCCAGCTATAGTTGAAGGATATAAAGAAATTGGTGAAGAAGAAGACAAGAAAGAAGAAGCACCTAAAGCTGAAGAGACTGTAGAAGTTTTAGAAGCACCAGAAGTTTATGAAGAAGGTTGTGGAGTAGCTTCTGTGGAAGGTGGAGTACTTAAAATAAAAATAGAAGAAGGAAAAGGAATAGATATAGAACTTCCTCTATAA
- the prdA gene encoding D-proline reductase (dithiol) proprotein PrdA — MSMTAEHAEELKNEHAVVCCRTEEGTILSADNLEDPEIFPDMVDSGLLTIPNNCLKVGEVIGAKLLKTVDSLTPLTSDIVEGAKKIDEEGSTTEEELTEGNEKAVLRYNLKTGDTIKASDLENPMHFPKLVDSLLISLDERVLTREKVVGATLSVDTPALTPVTPDILEGFEEEVNMSVDSNATVSGGTLRIKIAEGRGIDIEVPLNGNVGTGKSAKVPTVKAEKGEVVAAPAVEGNKEVKLEEKVIRSLTRKHYKIDKVEFGPETKIEGTTLYIREGVSEDAKKVSPLVKKVEIDIITPDKYNTYSETIMDVQPIATKEGDNKLGTGATRVLDGVIVMVTGTDENGVQIGEFGSSEGILEENIMFNRPGSPDKGEIFIKTQVTIKEKTNMERPGPMAAHRATDFITQEIREAMKALEDESLVVNTETFEQKRRPGKKKVVVVKEIMGQGAMHDNLILPVEPVGYLGGKPNVDLGNVPVMLSPLEVLDGGIHALTCIGPASKECSRHYWREPLVMECMKDEELDLCGVIFVGSPQINSEKFYVSERMGMMVEALDVDGAFVTTEGFGNNHIDFASHVEQIGMRGIPCVAFSFCAVQGALVVGNKYMKYMIDNNKSEGGIENEVLECNTLCPEDAIRGVEMLKAAMAGEDVKKPERAWNANVKENNLELIEKAENVKIERVLNETSIPMSEKRKEKYSTK; from the coding sequence ATGTCAATGACAGCTGAACATGCAGAAGAATTAAAAAATGAACATGCTGTAGTTTGTTGCAGAACAGAAGAAGGCACAATATTATCAGCAGATAACCTAGAAGACCCAGAAATATTCCCAGATATGGTAGACTCAGGACTATTAACTATCCCGAATAATTGCTTAAAAGTTGGAGAAGTAATAGGTGCTAAATTGTTAAAAACTGTAGATTCATTAACTCCACTAACTTCAGATATAGTAGAGGGAGCTAAAAAAATAGATGAAGAAGGTTCTACTACTGAAGAAGAGTTAACTGAAGGAAATGAAAAAGCAGTTTTAAGATATAACCTAAAAACAGGAGATACTATAAAAGCTAGTGACTTAGAAAATCCAATGCACTTCCCTAAACTTGTAGATTCTCTTTTAATTTCATTAGATGAAAGAGTACTTACAAGAGAAAAAGTAGTTGGAGCAACTTTATCAGTTGATACACCAGCTTTAACTCCTGTAACACCAGATATATTAGAAGGATTTGAGGAGGAAGTAAACATGAGTGTTGATTCAAATGCAACAGTAAGTGGTGGAACTTTAAGAATCAAAATTGCTGAAGGTAGAGGAATTGATATAGAAGTTCCTTTAAATGGCAATGTAGGTACTGGAAAATCAGCAAAGGTTCCAACAGTAAAAGCTGAAAAAGGTGAAGTAGTAGCAGCTCCAGCTGTAGAAGGCAACAAAGAAGTTAAATTAGAAGAAAAAGTTATAAGAAGTCTTACTAGAAAACATTATAAAATAGATAAAGTAGAATTTGGTCCTGAAACAAAAATAGAAGGAACAACTCTTTATATAAGAGAAGGTGTTTCTGAAGATGCTAAAAAAGTTAGCCCACTTGTAAAAAAAGTAGAAATAGATATAATAACTCCAGATAAATACAACACTTATAGTGAAACTATAATGGATGTACAACCAATTGCTACTAAAGAAGGGGATAACAAATTAGGAACAGGTGCAACTAGAGTATTAGATGGTGTTATTGTAATGGTAACAGGAACAGATGAAAATGGCGTTCAAATAGGTGAATTTGGTTCTTCAGAAGGTATATTAGAAGAAAATATTATGTTTAATAGACCAGGATCACCAGATAAAGGTGAAATATTCATCAAAACACAAGTAACTATAAAAGAAAAAACTAATATGGAAAGACCAGGTCCTATGGCTGCTCACAGGGCAACTGATTTCATAACTCAAGAAATAAGAGAAGCTATGAAAGCTTTAGAGGATGAATCTTTAGTAGTTAACACTGAAACTTTTGAACAAAAAAGAAGACCAGGAAAGAAAAAAGTTGTAGTTGTTAAAGAGATAATGGGTCAAGGGGCTATGCATGACAACTTAATATTACCAGTAGAACCAGTAGGTTACTTAGGTGGTAAACCAAATGTTGATTTAGGAAACGTTCCAGTAATGCTTTCACCACTTGAAGTATTAGATGGTGGTATACATGCATTAACTTGTATTGGACCTGCTTCTAAAGAATGTTCAAGACATTATTGGAGAGAACCTCTTGTAATGGAATGCATGAAGGATGAAGAACTAGACCTATGCGGAGTTATATTTGTAGGAAGTCCACAAATCAACAGTGAAAAATTCTACGTATCAGAAAGAATGGGTATGATGGTAGAAGCTCTAGATGTTGATGGTGCTTTTGTTACAACTGAAGGTTTTGGAAACAATCACATTGATTTTGCAAGCCACGTAGAACAAATAGGTATGAGAGGAATTCCATGTGTGGCATTCTCATTCTGTGCGGTTCAAGGAGCTCTAGTTGTTGGTAATAAATATATGAAATATATGATAGATAATAATAAATCAGAAGGTGGAATAGAGAACGAAGTATTAGAATGCAACACATTATGTCCAGAGGATGCAATAAGAGGTGTTGAAATGCTTAAAGCTGCTATGGCTGGAGAAGATGTTAAAAAACCAGAAAGAGCTTGGAATGCAAATGTTAAAGAAAACAACTTAGAATTAATAGAAAAAGCTGAAAATGTGAAAATAGAAAGAGTTTTAAATGAAACTTCAATACCAATGAGTGAAAAGAGAAAAGAAAAATACAGCACAAAGTAG